The window GTATCGACGGATGTCGTCGTCTTCTCGGTGACGACGATGTCGGCAACCGCAGCTTTCGCTGACGGAACCATCGAAAGCGTGCGCGTCGTTTCACTAAACTCACCGGCACACACGGTATCCCATTCTCCATGAATCTCGCCGACGACAATGTTGTCGAGAACCGGCTTCAGCTGATCACCTTCGATCGAGAAGAGCCATAAGGTGGTTTCACCAAATGGATTGGCGCGCGAGCTGCCTTCCAGCGAAACACGCAGACCGAAAGCCGTTTTCCCCGGAGCGAGCTGATAGCGTGCGGTATCGAAGGCGACGCTTCGTACTCGAACGGCGTCGTCGGACATAAGTCCGTCAAGACGCAGCCGCTGCATTATTTTCAGGTTGGTGCTATCGGCGACCAGCAGTTCGATATCCCCTTCGTTTTCCGAATCCGACTGCTCTGTCATCAATGGGACCGCAATCAGCATCAGCTGGGGCTGAGCCGGCCAAACCCGGCAGATCACAGCATGCGGATCGCCATCAACACTATCGTCCTTGGGTAGCGTGATGGTTGCCCCCTCGAACAGAAGAGTACCATCGTCGGCATTTGTCGCGCTCGGATAGGCACGCCGAATGATGTCTGCCGCACGGCCGGCGCATTCATTCTGCCCCGCCGATGCCGCTGGAGCGCCGAGCCCTATCAGGACGATCGGTGCGAAGAACAGGGTTCGGAGGCTCGAAAACCGCTTCATTCATCCTCCGCAAACCAAGCATCGTGCAGCATCATTAAGCCGCGGCGAATCATCCGGACGCGACCATTAGGGCCCCCCGAAAAGCCTTGCGGATGTCCTCTGACTTCGAGCGCAAATGAGCAGTAGCCTCTTCAGTCACCTTCGCACAGACCAAGCATGACCTCATCGGTTCATCGGCATTCGTTTTTCTTATCATATCCGCGTGATCGACACGCACTTCGGGCAGGTTCCACTTGATCCTGGCGTCACGACAAATTTCCGGGAACCTTTTCGCCGCATCTGCATCCAATGTCTGCTTCCAAAGACGCGCCGGCGCTGCGGAAGGCATTCACACGACACAAGGGAGACAGATCATGTTGAAACAGATTTTCGGTGCAGCCCTGATAGCGGCCTCGCTCGGCACGGTTTCACTCGCCGCCGATGCCAAGCCGACCGACCCTCAGATCGCCCATATCGCCTATACCGCGGGGCAGATCGATGTCACCGCCGCTGAACAGGCATTGAAGAAAAGCAAGAATGCCGAAGTCATCGAATTCGCCAAGACCATGGAACGTGACCACAAGGCCGTCAACGACCAGGCGCTCGCCCTCGTCAAGCAGTTGAAGGTGACGCCCGAGGACAACAAGATCAGCCAGTCGCTCTCGGCTCAAGCAAGCAAGGAGTTGAAGACGCTTGAGGCTCTCGACGGCGCGGCCTTCGACAAGGCCTATGTCGAAAACGAAGTCGCCTATCACAAGTCGGTCAACTCAGCGCTGTCCACGGTGCTGATCCCCTCGGCTCAGAACAAGGAGTTGAAGTCGCTCCTGGAAACGGGCCTGACCCTGTTCAAGCAGCACCAGATGCATGCCGAGCATCTTGCCTCGATGATGAAGTAGTTGCGATGAACCTGCTGATGAAATCGCTGCCGCTGCTGTTCGTATTTTGGGCCGGGGCAGCATCGGCGGCAGAATATCAGGTCACCATCACGGGCATGAAATTCAGCGCGCCGCCTGCCGAACTGCATG is drawn from Rhizobium sp. N324 and contains these coding sequences:
- a CDS encoding DUF4142 domain-containing protein, producing MLKQIFGAALIAASLGTVSLAADAKPTDPQIAHIAYTAGQIDVTAAEQALKKSKNAEVIEFAKTMERDHKAVNDQALALVKQLKVTPEDNKISQSLSAQASKELKTLEALDGAAFDKAYVENEVAYHKSVNSALSTVLIPSAQNKELKSLLETGLTLFKQHQMHAEHLASMMK